One window of the Notolabrus celidotus isolate fNotCel1 chromosome 23, fNotCel1.pri, whole genome shotgun sequence genome contains the following:
- the LOC117807089 gene encoding E3 ubiquitin-protein ligase TRIM21-like, with the protein MASAQASPCVTTSLEKHLMCTICMDQFVDPVTTTCGHSFCELCLRRNFRYNDMMCPLCKEPLRGTQNVNIVLKNIIEDMKKKTATKEDDEYTGAPGEVACDICTEPKLKAKKSCLVCLASYCSTHLENHFSTKRLKGHKLVQPVENLDERACLQHGRPLELFSRKAGRCICVLCMEEHQEEVVPTEDEWNRKKAKLEKTKMELREKIEMRKTQLDEVDASLKDCEDQLIDEQWDIDTVFTTVIAIVKEAHATAVQPLEDRRQVVVKEAKDIEEKLEAEIQGLQKTISELEDMSALEDHILFLQSYPSLPDLDNIKDYLEVMLDTSLLFGSLRKNTTTMLESIQQELKKLTPIELQRIPKYTVDVTLDPNTAHQRLLLSDDGKEVIDSGENQDVPDSPERFDKFGSVLGINKLTSGRSYWEVEVRNKSGWDLGVVRGKANRRGKLSLTPNNGFWVAVHYDNNKYAALTVPPVALSLKEKPQKVGVFVDYEEGLVSFYNVTTKTHIYSFSGCSFKDEIFPYFSPHLQKDEKNVDPLIISSFSKCEQEMDVSWTPRAV; encoded by the exons ATGGCTTCCGCTCAGGCATCGCCCTGTGTGACCACATCACTAGAGAAGCACCTCAtgtgcaccatctgcatggatcAATTTGTGGATCCTGTCACGACAACTTGTGGCCACTCCTTTTGTGAGCTATGTCTGCGCCGCAACTTCAGGTACAATGACATGATGTGCCCCCTTTGCAAGGAACCTCTTAGAGGAACCCAAAATGTCAACATTGTCCTGAAAAACATTATTGAAGATATGAAAAAGAAGACCGCAACAAAAGAAGATGACGAGTACACTGGGGCGCCCGGCGAAGTGGCCTGTGACATTTGCACGGAGCCGAAGCTGAAGGCTAAGAAGTCCTGCCTTGTGTGTCTCGCCTCGTATTGTTCAACCCACCTGGAGAATCATTTTTCGACTAAAAGGCTGAAGGGCCACAAGTTGGTGCAACCTGTGGAGAACTTGGATGAGAGGGCCTGTCTCCAGCATGGACGCCCCCTGGAGCTGTTCAGCAGGAAGGCGGGGAGATGCATCTGTGTGCTGTGCATGGAGGAGCATCAGGAAGAGGTGGTTCCTACTGAAGACGAATGGAACAGGAAGAAG GCTAAGCTTGAAAAGACCAAGATGGAGTTACGAGAGAAAATTGAGATGAGAAAAACTCAGCTGGATGAGGTCGATGCATCTTTAAAGGACTGTGAG GACCAGCTGATTGATGAGCAGTGGGATATTGATACTGTGTTCACAACTGTGATTGCCATCGTGAAGGAAGCCCATGCCACAGCTGTTCAGCCTCTTGAAGACAGAAGGCAGGTCGTGGTAAAAGAGGCCAAGGACATCGAAGAGAAGTTGGAAGCGGAGATCCAGGGGCTTCAGAAAACCATCTCTGAGCTGGAGGACATGTCAGCACTTGAGGATCACATCCTTTTCCTACAG AGTTACCCATCTCTGCCAGACCTGGACAACATTAAAGACTACCTGGAGGTCATGCTGGACACATCACTGTTATTTGGCAGcctgagaaaaaacacaaccacCATGTTGGAATCGATTCAACAGGAACTGAAGAAGCTGACCCCCATTG AACTACAAAGAATTCCAAAGTATACAG TGGATGTAACACTGGATCCAAACACCGCGCACCAACGCCTCCTTCTCTCTGACGATGGTAAAGAAGTCATAGACAGTGGAGAGAACCAAGATGTTCCCGATTCCCCAGAGAGGTTTGACAAGTTTGGCAGTGTCCTCGGAATCAACAAGTTGACCTCTGGGAGGTCCTACTGGGAGGTGGAGGTCAGGAACAAGTCCGGGTGGGATCTGGGGGTAGTGAGAGGCAAGGCGAACCGTAGAGGTAAACTCTCGTTGACCCCTAATAACGGGTTCTGGGTTGCTGTTCATTATGATAATAACAAGTATGCAGCCCTGACAGTTCCACCGGTCGCTCTTTCCCTGAAGGAGAAACCTCAGAAGGTGGGAGTGTTTGTGGACTACGAGGAAGGTCTTGTGTCATTTTACAATGTGACAACCAAAACCCACATCTACTCATTCAGTGGGTGTTCATTCAAAGACGAGATCTTCCCGTATTTCAGCCCACATTTAcaaaaagatgagaaaaatgTGGATCCCTtgattatttcttcttttagtaAATGTGAGCAGGAGATGGATGTGTCGTGGACTCCCAGAGCAGTCTAA